ACAGGTGAGACATCATTTTTATTCTTAGCATTAATAACTAAAACAAACATTAGGACTACGGGCATTAAGAAACTCACACGAACGAGCTTAACCAAGGTCGCCAGGTCTCCCGTTTGTTCGGATATTGAATAGCCTGCCCCTACGACTTGAGCGACATCATGAATAGTCCCACCAAGAAAAATACTGCTTTCATGCGCTGATAAACCTAGCGCATTAGTCAATATTGGGTAGACGACCATCGCAATAGTGCTTAAAGAGGTTATGCCTATAATTGTGAGTAAAGTGTCTCGCTCTTTATTTTTATCGTTAGGGAGTACGGCTGAGATAGCCATCGCCGCTGATGCGCCACAAATGGCGACAGAGCCTCCTGTTAATGCGCCGAATCGTTTGCTCAGCCCCAGCGCTTTACTCAAAGTAACGCCAATAATAATGGTCGATAGTACAGCACTAATGAGAATTATAATGGTACTTAAGCCCAATGACATTAAGTCATCAAACGCAATACGTAATCCTAAAAGTGCAACACCAATACGTAAAATGGAGGAGGCAGTGAACTCTATTCCTGCCTTACATGTATTGTTTTCATATAAGAATGACAAGGCGATACCGAGCAACAAGGCAAACAGCATTGCAGGAGCACCGTAATGCTGGGAGAGAAAAAGTGCAGACAGGCCAGTAATACTAGCGACTAACATACCGGGAAATAGTGTTTTAATGTGAGAAATGTCTAATCGTGCCATTTTTTAAATATATCATTGTATTACTTACGGTTATTATAGGTTAGCTGGCCTGATATTAATCATCTTTTCGATTAAAATTTGTTGAGAAAAAGTTCTCTATTTTTAGGGCTATCAATAATGTACTCTTTAATATTAGAAAATATTACCTTTTATTAATTTACTGTTATTGAAAATAACATCAATATGATGAAGCAGCATCAGCGCAGAGCACATACCCGTATGCCATATTGTATGCAGTTTTTATACGGGTATGGTGATCTCAACACGTTAATAACCGAGGAGTAAGCATGAGCAAATTTAAACGATTAGTTGTGAGTACACTTTTATTGTTAACGATAAGCTTTGGCGCGTCATCAGCCATGGTACAACAGTGTATGACTGAAGTTTGTATTGGCTATTTTAAAAAAATAGAAACAGGCGCGCATAGAGGCCATGCCGATGCCATGGCAACCCTTGGTCAGTTTTATTATTACGGTTATGGCACCGAGGTTGACAAAGACAGGGCCTTTGTTTATTTCAAAAAATCCGCAAGACTGGGCAATATTGCCGCGCAATATAAAACCGGACTTATTTATTTAAGCCACGATGAATATAGAGACCTCAACAAAGGCGCTCGTTATTTAGAAAAAGCTGCAAACCGCGATTTCTTAAACTCGACTTTTTTGTTAGGTATTGTCTATATGAACAAATCGTTTGGATTATACAATAAAGATAAAGCTGATCATTACCTCACGAAAGCGTTTAAGAGAAAGCATCCTGATATGCCACTCGTTGTTGACGTGCTGGCAGAAAGTGAAGTCATCAGTTCGAGCAACTATCCGAAGTTATTTAAAGCCATGCAACATCAGCCACTGATTAAAGTTGAAGGTCAGAAAAGCAAATGGCCAGTGGATGAAACAGAAGTGATTACGATTACGTCACCTTCTGTGGAGACCATTTTAGATCAGCAAATTATGGCGTACAGAAGACCCAAAACATCGTTAGGTTCAAGGTTGCCCAGCGCATCTTGTCGAGAGAGTGTAGGTTGTTACACTACGTGGGGAGTTGAAGGACTGGATGACTTTACCTTCCTCAGTGTTCATTAACTCCGAGTTTTAAAGCAGGTCTAACGATGTGCTTTAAGTTTTACTATCTTATTAGCGATTGGTACATGCTCATAGCTTAAGCAGGTATACGGTTGCCAAAGTTGTGCGCTGTCACAACGTGTTGTGTCAAATTGCTCAACTTCTCGGGTTATCAGATTAGTTTGAATAAAGCTCTCGTCATCGATTATGGTCAATAAATTATCCTTTACATCCCATGTTTCTAAAGTTAGCTGAATTTGAGGTATGTCGATGTATTTATGCTCATCGCCTATCTGATTGAATTGCCACAATCCCGCTTGAAAATATTTAGAATAATAATAGGTGTTGTTGTCAACAACGAGTTGGTAGCCATTTTTAACAAACAAAGACAGCTCATCATTATTGATGTCGTATTTAAAAATATTCGCGCCACGATGATGTAGACGAGTGAAATATAGCTGATTGTTATGCAGTATTGGCGATTGAGCATCGGGGATTGCTTTTGATTCGATAAAATCATTATTGGCATTTCTATGGTAAAGACTCACACCATATTGTGACTCGATAACTAGTGCATCATTTTGCCGATCATAGTCTATATTTTTAATTGTTAATGAACGCTCAAATGTGGTCAATTGCTTGACTTGATTACCATCAAAACTGGCGAGCCAAACCTGATTGATACCGGACTGATCGGATACATAAATAAAGCTATTTCCATCTACTTTCTGGGTTAAGGTGACGCTGTCGTTTGATAGTGGCGCTAGGCTGATAACGTTATTCGATTTTAAATCAGTAAGGCTAATGTGGCTTGCGGTGTATATTCCCTCAAACAAATAAAAATCTTCACCATGTGTAACAGGGTGGTACGCTTTTGAGGTAAATGCGATATTACTATTTTTGCTTGTTCCAAGTTTGAACGCTTCGGTAACCAAATGACCAAACTCATTGATGTATGAAATGTATTTATCAGAAAGAGCAATGGAGTGTAACGGTGTGTTAAGCACTTTTTGCCAAAGTGCTTTGTCAAAGTCTGTGCTTGAATAGATAGAGATTGTAGTATCAAACCAGTCTTTTGTTTCGAGTGTCGCAATGTAATTTCTATCAACACTGGAAATTATTTTATAAACACCATTTCCTAAACCACTACTTTGCTTGACCATGGTTTTCTTAGCGCTATCTAACGCAAGTTGATAGATAGAAAACGGAAAATCAATTACAGAGGAATCGCTGATCAACACGGTATTTTCATCTAGCACTGCAATGGTGTTCGCGCTGATGTTTGGCTCGCAATCGGCAATGTGTTTAGGTAGTGAAAATCCATCATTTCTGCTAAATGTGATGGTTTGGTAGCTACAAGTATCATATCGCCATTGCTGAAAAATTAGCGTGTTTTCATTTAGCCAGACCGGCGCAAAAACACTTTTGCTATCGACAATATGATCAAATGTTGTTCCGCTGGCTAAGTCTTTAATCCGTAAAAACCAATCTTCTTGGGCTAGCTTGCGGGCGGAGTAGGCGAGTAATGTACCCTCAGTATTAATACTCAAGTCTTGTTTTTGTGTTTGACGGTCTGCAATGATTTGCCTGACATAATTGGGCGAATCTATAATCTTCGACGTATTTGGCACAAGTGAAAGAAAATATATGACAAGAGAGACAACCAGAGCGCCCAAAGCAAGCCATAAATATTGCTTTGAAAAATGGGAAAAGGCAGGCTTTTTTTGCTCTATTAAAGAGTTATCACCAATATAACGGTAGCCCTCTCGTTGCACCGTTTTAATGAAAATTGGTGACTTGGTTGAATCTTCCAGTTTTTTTCTTAAAGAAGAGATTATTCTTGCTAATGAGTGCTCCATAACTACGGTGGTTGGCCAAAGTGCCAATAAGGCGTCTTTAGAAACGGTCGTGTCTTTATGCTGGATTAGGTACTCTAAAACCAGCAACTCTAAATTATCTAGGGGCTGCTCCTTTTGGACATCCTGATCGATTTTAATCAGCATTGATTTTGTGCTGTTTAAGTAGGTGCTTGTTGACAGTGCGATCAATTCAGACATTAACGCAAAAAATCCTTATTGGCTTGGATTTACGCTAACGTGATACTTGTTAGATTACAATAGTTTGAACAGGCAAAATTGTGTTTATTCATGTATTAAACTAATAAATTTAATACATGATAAGTTGTGTTTAGCACACTTCATGCAGCATTTTTTCGGCGTCGGCGTTTTTTGTAAGTTGAATTAATATTGCTTTTAAGACCTTTGAGTGAAGTAGGCAGTTGGGCACTTGCATTTGAGACTAGTTCTACTAATGTTGCCGATAGTGGCTGCATAAAATTTTGGTAGTTTGCCTTTTTTTCACCAATGTCATTCAAAGTCGCTTCCCACTGTGCAGTCATGTCAGGTGTTGTGCACTGCACTGGTAAGGCGTCGATTAATCCGATACCTACGTCCGTCGCATGAATTTGCTTACCTTGGCGTTTTAAAAAACCGCGTTTAAACAATAATTCAATAATGCCCGCGCGAGTGGCTTCTGTGCCTAACCCGTCAGTGTCTTTTAAAATTGATTTTAGCGCTTTGTCAGTGACAAACCTATTTATGCCTGTCATCGCGCCAAGTAGCGTAGCATCGGTAAAGGCTTTAGGAGGCTGGGTTTCTTTTTCTAACAAATGCCCTTTAACGCATTGCACTACTTCGCCTTTGTTAATTTGTGGCAATGACTGATTTACTTCATCGTCGGCTTTTTTATTCGTTGTGTTAAACAAAGATTTCCAGCCAAGTTGCTCTGGGACATTTGCCGATGCGCAGAATCGACCGCCGGCGATATCAAGCGAAATTCTTGTATGGTTGTACAAGTAGGCGGGATAAAACTGTGCGATGTACTGTCTGGCGATTAACCCATAGATGTTCTTTTCAAAATTATTGAGGTTAGTGTTACTTGGTGATTTCTCAGTGGGTACGATAGCGTGATGCGCGCTGACTTTTCCATTATTAAATGTTTTTGATTTGATCGACGGATCCGCATGCTTAGCGCCCTCAGCATACGCTATCCCCGATTGAGCAATGATTGATAAAATACTTTTTGCCTGTTGGTGATGCTCTAAGGGTAAGTAGCGACAATCTGAGCGGGGGTAGGTGATCAATTTGTGTTTTTCATAGAGTGACTGACAAACATCTAACACTAGCTTAGCATTCATTGAAAAAATCTTAGCAGCATCAATTTGTAATGAGGAAAGATTGTAAGTTAGGGGGGCATTTTGTTTTTTTTGCTCTTTTTTGACCTCAATTACTGTTGCTGTTTGGTGTTCAATACGTTGAATGACATTTAATGCCAGCGATCGCACCAGCACTCGACCCTCTTCGTCCATGTATGGTTGACACGCCTCACTCGGCTGCCATTTCGCCATAAAGGTTTCATTGTTAACAGTTGATACTTCTGCATTGACCTCATAGAAAGGCTTTGACGTGAATGCGGAAATTTCTTTGCCTCGATTAACCACCAAACCTAGAACGGGAGTTTGTACTCGGCCAACTGACAGCACACCCTGATAACCGACTTTACCGCCTTGAATGGTGTATGCGCGAGTCAAATTAATACCATATAGCCAATCGGCGCGGCTTCTTGCTAAAGCAGAAACAGATAGCGGCATAAAATCACTATTGGGTTTTAATTGTGTAAGTGAGCGCTTTACCGCCGCTAAATTTAAGTCGCTGATCAGCAGCCGTTGCATGCTTTGGCGTTTTTGCTGACTGACATTTAAGTAATCAATCACTTCATCGACCAGTAGCTGCCCCTCTCTGTCAGGATCACCAGCGTGAATAATGTGGTGACATTGTTTTACCAGTTTTCTGACCACGGTTAACTGACTTTTTGTTTTGAATTTCGGTTTTAATTGCCATTGTTCAGGAATGATAGGCAGGTGCTCTAGCTGCCATTTTTTATATTTTTCATCATAATGATCAGGTTCAACTTGTTCTAAAATATGGCCAATACACCACGTCACAACATCTCCGTTACCTGTCTGTATAAACCCTTGCTGTTTCTTATGGGGTTTAGGTAAGGCATCAGCAATGGCGCGTCCCAGGCTTGGTTTTTCGGCAATATACAAATTCATGTTCTTAGGTCATTTAAAAAGATTATCTCTACTATAAATTGATACTGTTTATTTATCCAGTTAAAGTGAGAGGGTTAATGCTATGAGTAAATAAATTTTTTGAAAAGTGTAATAAAAAGGTAAACGCTGCGACTGTTGTTATGACGCAAATAAAACAATAAAGATTAAGGATGATGACATGCGCAGACCCGTCAAAAAACGAATTCACTTTTTTGTCGTTGCTATAGCTATTTTTGTCAGTGGCTTTCAGTTCTTACCTGAGACAATAAACCTACAGGGTAATTTACTCACGTTAATGCCTTTGTTCTTAGCTGTTTTCGGATATTTTATCGTTGTGCCACTGTTGTATTGGTTTTGGGTAATTAAGGCGGGTCAACAAAAGCCTTGGAAAATGATATTGGCACTGTCGCTAAGTTGTGCATGTGCCCGATACAGCTTTCCAACCGACATTGCTCATCACTTTGAGTTTGTTGTTTACATCAAGTACCCAATCATTGCGGTAGTGCTTATTTTTGAGTTTTATTTGATGTGGACTATCGCAAAAGGACTTTGGAACGCGAGAAAGCTGTCGGGAGACCCCCGAGTTCATACCCTAGAAAAATATAAAGACAATGAAAAAAAATTAGCAGTAGCGCTTCCAATGGCGTGGGAGCCTGCGAGTTGGTATTACATGATCCCAAGGTTTTCTAAAAATCATATCAAAGCCATATGCCAACTAAACGTTAACGCTTGTTCATCTATGCATTGGGGTTTGTCGATATTCGCCTGCTTAGTTCTGGGCGTACTGAGTTATTATTTATTGATGGGTTGGAGTGAAATTGCAGCAGTGATTGTGGCAACCTTGATTTGCTATGGTGTGATTTTTCTCACCGCCAATCATCGAGTGGCTAAGTATTACTCTATTTATTTAAATCATGATAATAAACTCGTTATTAACAAAGCATTTTGGAGCATGATTGTTATTAATCTTGATGATATTGAAAAAGCATCCGCAGGCGAATTTAATAGAGATGAACAGTCAGAACAGCTAATCCTTGGCCGTGGTCAATGCGCAAATATTAGCCTGACCTTTAAAACACCTCAAACTTACTTAGCCATGTTAGGGCAGTTCCCGGAACAGGTGGAAAGACTTTGGCTTGATGTAGACGCACCTGAAACGTTAATAAAAGAGATTAACAAAGCTAGAACGAGTTACTCAAATCTGTCTGTACGGGAAAACACAATGATCGACAACAATACTGTTGTTGCAGGAACCCCATGTCCTGAATAAAATTCAAAAAACAATCGATAAAATACGTGTTATTAGCTGACGTAGTAAGCACTTTATTGTTTATTGTAAAGCTTTAGAAATGCATTCTGACTGTACTTTACTTTATTATGTAATCGGTGTTTTTCAAGAACGTGATAAAACTTTCTAGTTCGAGTGGTTTTGAGATGTGATAACCTTGAGCATATTCACAATGTAATGCTTGCATATGCTCTAAATGGGCTTGTGTTTCGACACCTTCTGCAACAAGCCTAAGGTCCAAACTGCGTCCAATCATTACTATAGCTTCAACTAGACTGGCGTCTGCATCATCTTCTAGCATTTTCCAGATAAAACTACGGTCAATTTTTAGGACATCAATAGGAAATTGTTTTAAATAACTCAGTGAAGAGTAGCCTGTGCCAAAGTCGTCCATGTAAATATCAACATTAAGATCTCTTATCGCTTGTAAGGTGTTTTTCACGTGTTGACTGTCTTCTAACAGCATACTTTCGGTAATCTCAATCTTCAATGAGTGTGGGTCGAGGTCGAACTTGGCTATGGTGTCAGCAATCACGTCTTCAATCGGTTTTTTATTTGAAGATATGCATTGTCGACCAGATACATTAACCGCTACGTGAATTGAAAAGTCCAAATCGTGGAGTAAACAAATAGCTAAAGCGGCTTGCTCTAAAACTTGTTCACCAATTTCTACAATAAGGCCAGACTCTTCTGCTCTTGGAATAAATACGTCGGGAAAGATCATGCCCTTTGTTGGATGATTCCATCTTATAAGCGCCTCTGCTCCAATGATGCAGTTGTCTTTTAATGACAATACCGGTTGATAATGTAAGGTGAATTCTCTGTTTTTTACTGCCCGACGAAGTTCGAGCTCTAACTGCATTTGCTCAGTAACAGCGATATTCATTTCTGGCATATAGAAACAAAAGGTATTTTTACCTTCATCTTTTGCTTGATACATCGCGGTGTCTGCATGCTTAACCAATTCTTCAACGCTATGAGCATCGTCTGGGTATATAGTGATGCCAATACTGGCGGACACAATGGCTTCTTGCCCATTAGAAAGCTTGATTGGTTTAGCGGCTTCTTTCAGTATTTTTAACGCAATGGACTTAATTTCAGCGACACCATTAATATTCGATGACAATACAACGAATTCGTCACCACCGAATCGTGAGACAGTATCACTTTTTCTCAAACATTCGGTTAGCCTGTTAGCAATGGTAATGATGAGCTCGTCGCCATAACTGTGACCGTATGTATCATTTACAAACTTAAAACGGTCAAGGTCGATAAACATCACTGTCAGTTTTTTTTCCGATCGTGGTTGCATTTCAATTTCGTGTCGCAAGCGATCTAAAAATAGATTTCTGTTCGGTAAGTCTGTCAATGCATCGTGATTTGCTTGATACCAGATATCTTGTTCATACTGTTTATACTGTGTGATGTCAGAAAACATACTGATGTGTTGAACGATGTTGCCATTGATGTCTTTGACTACACTAAGCGCGATGAATTCAGGGTATACTTCACCGTTTTTGCGTTTATTCCATATTTCACTTTGCCATCTGCCATCTTCTAATAGGCTATTCCACATTTGCTGATAAAATTCAGGTCCATGGCGACCAGATTGTAATATTTTAGGGTTTTTCCCTTTCACTTCTTCAAGGGTATAGCCGGTGATTTTGGTAAACGCTGGATTAACAAGTTGGATATTATTTTGCGCATCAGAAATTAAAATTGCTTCTGAAGCATGCTCAAATACTGCTGCCGAAATACGTGTTTGGCGTTCAGAGTGTTCACGTTCATCAAGTAATTCATTATAGGAAATTGCAATTTGAGTTAGTTCATCGTCGCCTGAGACTGTCAGTTTTTGGTCAAAATTTCCTGTTTGCTTCATCTGCAGGATCTTCGTTGAAATTTTCTCAATTTCGCCAGCTACACGTTTGAATATCAAATAGGATAATAATAATGATAAGACCAAAGTAAATAGCATTAACAGCAAGTTACGAGCAACGGATTGCGTTGATTTTTGCTGATTGATTTGCACGTTTAACAATAAGTTTTCTTGCACCTTGGCTGCAATATCTTGAAAAGCTTTTATTCTCGAGGTGGTAATGTCCCACCAAAATTCATTTTCAATGGTAATGTTTAGCTCATGCAGCTGCAGTAAAGCCGCTTGTAATTCTTCTACTTGAATAACCTTGTCGATATTAACTTGTGCAAGAGCCGAGTCACTTTGAATCAACTCTAAACTGTATTCCAGCTTTGTTAACTGCTGTTCAATTGTATTCAATGCATGTGTGTCAGTAGCATTGGTGACATAGTGAATCGCTATTTGTTCTAGGTGAAGGTGAGCCTTGCTCAATTTTCTGATTATTTTTTTAAGTAAAGTCGTCGATTTATATTCGGCGTATTCATTGAAATCATCAGACAGACTGTCGATGCTTAACAGCAGCATTAAATCTAACATCAATGGATTTCTATCGATTTTTTGCTGTAGTTTTTTTCTTATGTTAACTATTTCTTTATATTCGTCTGTCAGTAATTGTGCACGAATGTTGCCACTGACATGCTCGTTTTGTGCCGATAACAAACGGTCAATGATTTTATCTTGCTCGTTTGAGTAACTTAAAATGTGTTGAAGTTGGACATTGTTATACGCACTAGTGCTTAACAAGCCATTGATTGCCCCTCTTTCACGACCTGAGTGTTCTTGCAGCCACAATAAATTAGTGAATTGATTGATCAGCCTGAGTTGATCGATTGAATTAGTGGCAAATTGAATTTTCTCAACGCTGTCGATCAGCGTAGTGATGAACTGTGAATAGTATTCGAAAGAATTTGGCGCCTCATATTTATCAATCTTTTGGCGTTGGGCGTATAAAGCCTTGCTATTTTCCATCAAGCGTTTAAATTCTTGCTCGACAGAAATGGACTCATTGAGTGTTTCTAACGACAAGTTTTGACTAAGTAATGACTGAACTAATTGCTTTAATTTAACGAGTTGTTCATCAGTCTCTGCTCGTTTCTTAATTAGTTCATTATTGAATAATCGTCCTTTACTTCCTATAAACGCTTCTGAAATCCCGCGTTCTTGCTGTAATGCAAAAATAAGAGATTCGAGTTTGGATGAGATATTAACAAAGTCTCTGTTCTTATTAACTTGTACTAACCTAACGTAATGATCTTGTATTTGATTGATGGTAATTAAAGTTAATGTGGCAAAAGGGACAAGCAAAAAACACAGTAATTTGGTCTTTATGTTTAATCGATTCAACTTCCATGAAATTGCTTTTAAAACACCCATTTTAAAATTATCCAATCTAAATCAAAATATCGCTATCATCCTAATAAAGGTAGACCTTAAGTATGAATATGAACATTTAATCTTTCAGGTCTGACCAGGGTGGACATTATAAAAAGATTCGTTGTCAAAAACTAACCATGTCGTGTAATTTTTTGTTCTTGAAAATAAAAAAGCTCAACAAATGCTGAGCTTTTTTACTTGCAATGTATACTTATCGACTATGCGAGCGAGTCTTGCAGCGGTGGTACCACTTGTTTTTTACGACTCATGATACCGTCAATCCACACTTTACCGTCAATAGATGCTTTGCCGTAGGCTTTTTCAGTTAAGTCATTATTATTACTTACAACAAGAACTTCAGAGCCTTCTTTCATTATGTCGGTTAATACAAGTAATACGCTGTGGTAATCACCTTCACCTTTTAGCGCAGCAATATCTGCTTGTAAATCAGCTTTCATGTCGTCGACTAAGGCTAAATCAATCAATTCTAATTGCCCGATGCCTACTTTGTTGCCGTGCATATTGAAGTCTTTATAGTCGCGCATTACTAATTCACGAATTGGTGTACCAGCGACGGCCGATTTTACTTCAAACATTTCCATGCCTAATGCTTTGTAATCTTCAATGCCTGCAATTTCAGCTAGCGCTTCAACGCATTTAATATCAGCCGTTGTACAGGTAGGTGATTTGAAAATTACCGTATCAGATAAAATGGCACACATCATTGCACCAGCGATATTCTTTGGAATCTCAACGCCATGAAAGTCATACATCATTTTGATGATGGTGTTAGTACAACCCACTGGGCGAATCCAACATTCAAGTGGTGTTGAGGTGGTAATGTCACCTAGTTTATGGTGATCAATAATGCCTAACACTGTTGTATCGTCTATATCATCTGGGCCTTGAATGCGATCAGAGTGATCGACAACGTATATGCCATCGGTATCAGCAAAGGTCATTTTAAGCTCTGGTTGTTCAAAACCGAATTTATCTAAAATGAATAACGTTTCTGGCGATAATTCACCCAAACGTGCTGGTTGAACGTCTTCACCGATAGATGTTTTAAGGTACGACAACGCAATCGCTGAACAAATTGAGTCAGAGTCAGGAACTTTATGTCCTACTGCATATGCTGGCATTGAATGGCTCTCTTTAAAGTGATTAGAATTTAATGGCCCATATTCTATCAAAAAGCACTGCTGTTCGACTAGTAAGCTTTTTAAATGAGTTAGAGCTTATCGTTTTATGGCAATGTAACGACACGATCTGCCTCAGAGCTCATCTTGCCCACTACCTATCTATCTGCGGCAACAAAAAAGGGAGCAGATGCTCCCTCAGAATTTTAATTCTTAGTGTGTTACTTATAATAGCTCAAGCATTTGTCGACTTCATTGGCTGAACCCATGATCACTTCAACACGTTGGTGAATATCGGTTGGCACTATGTCCATGATACGCTCTTTGCTAGTGACCGCTTTACCGCCCGCTTGTTCAATTAAGAAGCTCATTGGGTTGGCTTCGTACATCAAGCGCAACTTATAAGGTTTCTTGGGGTTTTTATTATCAGCAGGATAGGTAAATATGCCGCCACGGGTTAATACGCGATGAATATCACCCACCATAGCGGCAATCCAACGCATATTAAAGTACTCGCCTCGTGGGCCTGAGTCACCAGCAACTAAATCGGTAATGTAGTTTTGCATAGGTTTTTCCCAGAAACGTTGATTTGACATATTAATGGCAAATTCACGGGTATCTTTAGGTACTTGTACATTACGTTCAACTAGTAAATAACCACCGTGAGTGCGATCAAGTACGTAAAAATGAGTACCACTGCCGGTGGTCATCACCAACATAGTTGATGGACCGTATAAAACATAGCCAGCGCACACTTGTTTGTGACCGGGCTGTTTAAACTGAGCAGGATCACCCGCATCCAACTCAGGGATCGCTTCGTGAATTGAGAAAATAGTACCGATAAGTGAATTGATATCAATATTTGAACTGCCATCGAGTGGGTCGAATGATACTAGGAATTTACCATTTTCATCGCCCGCGACTGAAGTGTCTTCTTCTTCAGAAGAAATCGCTTTGGCAAAGCCCGACTCTAATACGATGTCCTTAAATAATTCATTGGCAACAACGTCTAGCTTCTTTTGAACTTCACCTTGGATATTTTCATCAAGGGTTGAGCCCATTAAACCACCTAAGTGTGCTTGGCTAACACGGAAAGAAATTTCTTTAGTTGCCGCAAGAATGGTTTTAATTAAAGAGATCAAGTCTAGTGGAACATTATCTTCACGTAACGCGGGAGCTAGTCGTTGCATTGGGGTACCTAATTCGCCTTAGAGTCAAATTCAAACGGCATATGGATTGATCCGTTTGATATAAAGTGTATATTTTATACCTTGTGTTTATCAGTTGCATTTATCGTGATTTTTATCGAACACTTGGCTTGAGCAGTAAAATGATCAAACGCGAAGAAAGTTT
This window of the Thalassotalea atypica genome carries:
- a CDS encoding EAL domain-containing protein codes for the protein MGVLKAISWKLNRLNIKTKLLCFLLVPFATLTLITINQIQDHYVRLVQVNKNRDFVNISSKLESLIFALQQERGISEAFIGSKGRLFNNELIKKRAETDEQLVKLKQLVQSLLSQNLSLETLNESISVEQEFKRLMENSKALYAQRQKIDKYEAPNSFEYYSQFITTLIDSVEKIQFATNSIDQLRLINQFTNLLWLQEHSGRERGAINGLLSTSAYNNVQLQHILSYSNEQDKIIDRLLSAQNEHVSGNIRAQLLTDEYKEIVNIRKKLQQKIDRNPLMLDLMLLLSIDSLSDDFNEYAEYKSTTLLKKIIRKLSKAHLHLEQIAIHYVTNATDTHALNTIEQQLTKLEYSLELIQSDSALAQVNIDKVIQVEELQAALLQLHELNITIENEFWWDITTSRIKAFQDIAAKVQENLLLNVQINQQKSTQSVARNLLLMLFTLVLSLLLSYLIFKRVAGEIEKISTKILQMKQTGNFDQKLTVSGDDELTQIAISYNELLDEREHSERQTRISAAVFEHASEAILISDAQNNIQLVNPAFTKITGYTLEEVKGKNPKILQSGRHGPEFYQQMWNSLLEDGRWQSEIWNKRKNGEVYPEFIALSVVKDINGNIVQHISMFSDITQYKQYEQDIWYQANHDALTDLPNRNLFLDRLRHEIEMQPRSEKKLTVMFIDLDRFKFVNDTYGHSYGDELIITIANRLTECLRKSDTVSRFGGDEFVVLSSNINGVAEIKSIALKILKEAAKPIKLSNGQEAIVSASIGITIYPDDAHSVEELVKHADTAMYQAKDEGKNTFCFYMPEMNIAVTEQMQLELELRRAVKNREFTLHYQPVLSLKDNCIIGAEALIRWNHPTKGMIFPDVFIPRAEESGLIVEIGEQVLEQAALAICLLHDLDFSIHVAVNVSGRQCISSNKKPIEDVIADTIAKFDLDPHSLKIEITESMLLEDSQHVKNTLQAIRDLNVDIYMDDFGTGYSSLSYLKQFPIDVLKIDRSFIWKMLEDDADASLVEAIVMIGRSLDLRLVAEGVETQAHLEHMQALHCEYAQGYHISKPLELESFITFLKNTDYIIK
- a CDS encoding manganese-dependent inorganic pyrophosphatase, whose protein sequence is MPAYAVGHKVPDSDSICSAIALSYLKTSIGEDVQPARLGELSPETLFILDKFGFEQPELKMTFADTDGIYVVDHSDRIQGPDDIDDTTVLGIIDHHKLGDITTSTPLECWIRPVGCTNTIIKMMYDFHGVEIPKNIAGAMMCAILSDTVIFKSPTCTTADIKCVEALAEIAGIEDYKALGMEMFEVKSAVAGTPIRELVMRDYKDFNMHGNKVGIGQLELIDLALVDDMKADLQADIAALKGEGDYHSVLLVLTDIMKEGSEVLVVSNNNDLTEKAYGKASIDGKVWIDGIMSRKKQVVPPLQDSLA
- a CDS encoding class 1 fructose-bisphosphatase; the encoded protein is MQRLAPALREDNVPLDLISLIKTILAATKEISFRVSQAHLGGLMGSTLDENIQGEVQKKLDVVANELFKDIVLESGFAKAISSEEEDTSVAGDENGKFLVSFDPLDGSSNIDINSLIGTIFSIHEAIPELDAGDPAQFKQPGHKQVCAGYVLYGPSTMLVMTTGSGTHFYVLDRTHGGYLLVERNVQVPKDTREFAINMSNQRFWEKPMQNYITDLVAGDSGPRGEYFNMRWIAAMVGDIHRVLTRGGIFTYPADNKNPKKPYKLRLMYEANPMSFLIEQAGGKAVTSKERIMDIVPTDIHQRVEVIMGSANEVDKCLSYYK